In Pseudochaenichthys georgianus chromosome 6, fPseGeo1.2, whole genome shotgun sequence, a single window of DNA contains:
- the rab19 gene encoding ras-related protein Rab-19 yields the protein MQWCRWAGSWRSHLPRQSAGPEIEDSFDFLFKIILVGDSDVGKTCVVQSFKSGIYIGKQQNTIGVDFTVRTLDIDGKKVKMQVWDTAGQERFRTITQSYYRSAHGAMVAYDITRRSTFDSVPLWIREVEQFGAASVVLILIGNKSDLEAQRQVLFEEACTLAENNGVLAALETSAKEAQNVEAAFILMARELLARNGMTITDEIHQDSPQFMLSNSSHSVNDSESSDRKCGC from the exons ATGCAGTGGTGCAGGTGGGCTGGCAGTTGGAGGTCACACCTACCAAGACAG TCAGCAGGGCCAGAGATTGAGGACTCTTTCGACTTTCTTTTCAAAATCATCCTGGTTGGGGACTCAGACGTGGGGAAGACCTGTGTGGTCCAGAGCTTCAAGTCTGGCATTTACATTGGAAAGCAGCAGAACACCATCGGGGTGGACTTTACTGTTCGCACCCTGGACATCGATGGCAAGAAGGTCAAG ATGCAGGTGTGGGACACAGCAGGTCAGGAGCGTTTCCGCACCATAACTCAGAGTTACTACCGCAGTGCCCACGGGGCGATGGTGGCCTATGACATCACACGCCGCTCCACGTTTGACTCTGTTCCCCTCTGGATCAGAGAGGTGGAGCAGTTTGGAGCTGCCAGCGTGGTGCTGATCCTCATTG GTAATAAGTCCGACCTTGAAGCTCAGAGGCAGGTTTTGTTCGAGGAGGCGTGCACTCTGGCAGAAAACAACGGCGTGCTGGCTGCCCTGGAAACCTCTGCCAAGGAGGCCCAGAACGTGGAGGCAGCCTTCATCCTCATGGCCCGGGAGCTGCTGGCACGCAACGGCATGACCATCACAGACGAGATACACCAAGACTCGCCTCAATTCATGCTGAGTAACAGCTCCCACTCGGTCAACGACTCCGAGTCTTCAGACAGGAAGTGTGGCTGCTGA